The following coding sequences are from one Streptomyces sp. NBC_00536 window:
- the pepN gene encoding aminopeptidase N → MSALTRNEAQTRAALLDVHHYAVALDLTRGDDTFDSTTVIRFSARAAGDTFVELKPEELRSAVLDGSPLDPAALTGNRLPLTGLAEGPHELRVEAAMRYSRTGEGLHRFTDPADGETYVYSQMFLDDVQRVLPAFDQPDLKAVFEFTVTAPAHWSVIANGTTERTGQRDADGAGIWKSAPTPVISTYLAAVAAGPWHTIRTEHAGLPFAVHCRQSLAPHLDADAEEILGITTDCYDRYHEKFTEPYPFDSYDQAFVPEFNAGAMENPGLVTFRDEYIYRSAVTDTERQWRAVVIAHEMAHMWFGDLVTLRWWDDIWLNESFAEYMGYQILTEATRFTGAWTDFGLARKAWGYDADQRPSTHPVAPDPEAVPDTASALLNFDGISYAKGASALRQLVAWLGEKDFLAGINTHFQRHKFANASLADFVDSLAAHTGRDVHTWADTWLRTTGTDTLVPRVEDGADGWTLTVDRQGSRPHHIAIGAYDDVPGEDGVLEQRVLLDLDLPTGEVISGVGPRPALLLLNDGDLSYAKVRLDPGSWDTALRALSGIPDALTRSIIWNAARDMVRDGELPPAAYLAAAAAHLPREGDLAIVQSVLGFARAHIADRYLPAAERTAALATLTSLTRALIRRTEDGAEPGLRLAAVRTFIDSATQPDTIAAWLADGTVPGGPELDPELRWRVLGRLAALGAVGEGAIDAALAADPSATGEEGAARCRAALPDADTKQAAWDRMFHDDTLSNYLFSATAQGFWQPEQAELLHAYVPRFYPEALGLTARRGPAIAEAVGRYAFPVHAIDQDNLRAGQDCLDQGEPIPLLRRKLIDQLDDLARALRVRSGPAAD, encoded by the coding sequence ATGTCCGCACTGACGCGCAACGAAGCGCAGACCCGAGCCGCCCTCCTCGACGTCCACCACTACGCCGTCGCCCTCGACCTCACCCGGGGAGACGACACCTTCGACTCCACCACCGTCATCCGGTTCAGCGCCCGCGCCGCCGGTGACACCTTCGTGGAGCTGAAGCCGGAGGAACTGCGCTCCGCCGTGCTCGACGGCAGCCCGCTCGACCCCGCCGCACTGACCGGCAACCGGCTCCCGCTCACCGGGCTCGCCGAGGGCCCCCACGAGCTGCGCGTCGAGGCGGCGATGCGGTACTCCCGCACCGGCGAAGGCCTCCACCGCTTCACCGACCCGGCGGACGGGGAGACGTACGTCTACAGCCAGATGTTCCTGGACGACGTGCAGCGCGTGCTGCCCGCCTTCGACCAGCCCGACCTCAAGGCCGTCTTCGAATTCACCGTCACCGCGCCCGCCCACTGGAGCGTCATCGCCAACGGGACCACCGAGCGGACCGGGCAGCGCGACGCGGACGGCGCCGGAATCTGGAAGTCCGCGCCCACCCCCGTCATCTCCACCTACCTCGCCGCGGTCGCCGCGGGCCCCTGGCACACCATCCGCACCGAACACGCCGGGCTGCCCTTCGCCGTGCACTGCCGGCAGTCCCTCGCGCCCCACCTCGACGCCGATGCCGAGGAGATCCTCGGCATCACCACGGACTGCTACGACCGCTACCACGAGAAGTTCACCGAGCCCTACCCCTTCGACTCCTACGACCAGGCCTTCGTCCCCGAGTTCAACGCGGGCGCCATGGAGAACCCCGGCCTGGTCACCTTCCGCGACGAGTACATCTACCGCTCCGCCGTCACCGACACCGAACGCCAGTGGCGCGCCGTGGTCATCGCCCACGAAATGGCCCACATGTGGTTCGGTGACCTCGTCACCCTGCGCTGGTGGGACGACATCTGGCTGAACGAGTCCTTCGCCGAATACATGGGCTACCAGATCCTCACCGAGGCCACCCGCTTCACCGGCGCCTGGACCGACTTCGGCCTCGCCCGCAAGGCCTGGGGCTACGACGCCGACCAGCGGCCCTCCACCCACCCCGTCGCCCCCGACCCCGAGGCCGTCCCCGACACCGCCTCCGCCCTCCTCAACTTCGACGGCATCTCCTACGCCAAGGGCGCCTCCGCCCTGCGCCAGCTCGTCGCCTGGCTCGGCGAGAAGGACTTCCTCGCCGGGATCAACACCCACTTCCAGCGGCACAAGTTCGCCAACGCCTCCCTCGCCGACTTCGTGGACTCCCTCGCCGCCCACACCGGACGCGACGTCCACACCTGGGCCGACACCTGGCTGCGCACCACCGGCACCGACACCCTCGTCCCGCGCGTCGAGGACGGCGCCGACGGCTGGACCCTCACCGTCGACCGGCAGGGCAGCCGCCCCCACCACATCGCCATCGGCGCCTACGACGACGTACCCGGCGAGGACGGCGTCCTCGAACAGCGCGTCCTGCTCGACCTCGACCTCCCCACCGGCGAGGTCATCTCCGGCGTCGGCCCCCGCCCCGCCCTGCTCCTCCTCAACGACGGCGACCTCAGCTACGCCAAGGTCCGCCTCGACCCCGGCTCCTGGGACACCGCGCTGCGCGCCCTCTCCGGCATCCCCGACGCCCTCACCCGCAGCATCATCTGGAACGCCGCCCGCGACATGGTCCGCGACGGCGAACTCCCGCCCGCCGCCTACCTCGCGGCCGCCGCCGCCCACCTCCCGCGCGAAGGCGACCTCGCCATCGTGCAGAGCGTCCTCGGCTTCGCCCGCGCCCACATCGCCGACCGCTACCTGCCCGCCGCCGAGCGCACCGCGGCGCTCGCCACCCTCACCTCCCTCACCCGCGCCCTCATCCGGCGCACCGAGGACGGCGCCGAACCCGGACTGCGCCTCGCCGCCGTCCGCACCTTCATCGACAGCGCCACCCAGCCCGACACCATCGCCGCCTGGCTCGCCGACGGCACCGTCCCCGGCGGACCCGAACTCGACCCCGAACTGCGCTGGCGCGTCCTCGGCCGGCTCGCCGCCCTCGGCGCCGTCGGCGAGGGCGCCATCGACGCCGCGCTCGCCGCCGACCCCAGCGCCACCGGCGAGGAAGGCGCCGCCCGCTGCCGCGCGGCCCTCCCCGACGCCGACACCAAGCAGGCCGCCTGGGACCGGATGTTCCACGACGACACGCTGTCCAACTACCTGTTCTCCGCCACCGCCCAGGGCTTCTGGCAGCCCGAACAGGCCGAACTCCTGCACGCCTACGTGCCCCGCTTCTACCCCGAGGCCCTCGGCCTCACCGCC
- a CDS encoding chorismate mutase: MTNSDIDSGIDENVREELARLRDSIDNIDAAVVHMLAERFKCTQQVGHLKAKHQLPPADPNREASQIARLRQLAENAKLDPAFAEKLLNFIIAEVIRHHETIAAGEDTDA, from the coding sequence ATGACGAACAGCGACATCGACAGCGGCATCGACGAGAACGTCCGTGAGGAACTGGCGCGGCTGCGGGACAGCATCGACAACATCGACGCGGCCGTGGTGCACATGCTCGCCGAACGTTTCAAGTGCACCCAGCAGGTCGGCCACCTCAAGGCCAAGCACCAGCTGCCGCCGGCCGACCCGAACCGCGAGGCCAGCCAGATCGCCCGGCTCCGCCAGCTCGCCGAGAACGCCAAACTCGACCCGGCCTTCGCCGAGAAGCTCCTCAACTTCATCATCGCCGAGGTCATCCGGCACCACGAGACGATCGCCGCGGGCGAGGACACCGACGCGTAG